The sequence ACGCATCAAGGCGCTCACGGCGCAGATGGCACAACGAATCCGCCTCGAAGCGGAGCAACATGCCGGAGCGGGGCGTCGCAGCGAGGCGCGTCACGCCTTCGCAGAATACCTCGAACTCGTCCCCAACGCGCCTGACCGAGCGAAGATCGAAGCAAAGATCCACGAACTCGAAGGTCCAGCGCCAGAGCCGAAACGCGACACACCCCCTACCTCCGGCGCGCAGTCCCCCAGCCTCGCACCCTGGTTCGTGGCAGGAGGTGGCGTGCTCATGTTAGGCGCCGGAGGCGTACTTGCAGCGGTCTCGCGTCAGAAGTACGACGACGCCGACGCTGCGCGGACGGGTGAGGACTTGTCGAAGCTCCAAGACGAGGGCGACCAGTACACGATCTACGCCAACATGGCCTTCGTGGTAGGCGGGATCGCGACGGCCGCAGGGCTCTCCTGGTGGCTCCTCACGCCACGACCTTCGAATACCTCTGGAGCCCTACGCCTGCAGCTGGGCCTCGGCACTGTTTCGGCTTCCGGAAGTTTCTGAGATCAGCGCCGACGTTTGCCGGACCTCAAGAGCTGGAAATACCTGCGCGCAACCCCGGACGCTTCTGCGGCCTTCGCGACGTTGCCCTCATGCTCCTCCAACGCGCCTTCGATGTAGCGCCGTTCGAACTCGGCCACCACGCGAGCGCGTGCAAGTGGGAGCGGCAAGTGCTGGGCGATCACGTCATCGAGAAAGTCCGCGTCCTCTGCTGCGCCCGAACGCGGCGCCTCGCTCCGGGCCGGAGCGTCCTCGAGCTCGCCCAGCGCCAAGTAGCGCGCGACTGCGTTCCTGAGTTCGCGGACGTTGCCCGGCCAGTCCTGAGCTTCCCAGCGCGCCAGCAGCTCCGCGCTCGGCGCTTCATGCGCGCCGAACAGCTCGAGAAAGTGACGCGCCAGGAGGCTTACGTCGCCGTGACGCTGCGATAGTGGAGGCAGCTCCACGCGTGCCACGGCCAGGCGATGGAACAAGTCGTCGCGGAAGCGCCCCAGCTGCACGGCTTGGTCGAGGTCACGACGCGTTGCAGCGATGACACGCACGTCCACCTTGAGGGGTTGAGAGCCACCCACACGTCGGATCTCCGAGCGTTCGAGAGCCCGCAGCAACTTGGGCTGCAGACTCAAGGACAGGTCCCCGATCTCGTCGATCAGAAGCGTGCCGCCATCCGCCTGCTCGAACACGCCCTTGCGCGCCGACACTGCCCCCGTGAATGCCCCCCGCTCGTGGCCGAACAACTCCGCTTCCACCAAGCTCGGCGCCACGGCGGTGCAATCGAACACGACGTAGGGACCTGCGCCGCGACTGCTCTGGAGATGAAGGGATTCTGCGAGTTCCTCTTTTCCGGTTCCCGTCTCGCCCTCGATCACCACGGGAACCAGGGAAGCCGCAAGACGGTCGAGCAATGGGTACAGGCGCCGCATTGCAGCGCTCCGTCCCAAGACTTTGCCAAAGCAGTCTCGCTCTGGGGGCTCGACTCCCGATTCGTCCTGCTTCAGGTCCAAGCGAATCGTGCTTTCGCCAATGGCGATCTCTTCCCCACCGCAGAGCAGCGCGTCGAGCACCAAGACGCCGTTGACGCAGGTGCCATTGGTCGAGCCAAGATCACGCAAACGCACTCGCCCCCCCACGACGTCGAGGGAAACGTGGCGCCGGGAGATCATCGGATCGTTGAGCCGAAACTCGCACACGGGGCTTTGCCCAATGAGCAGTGGCGCGGGCAGGGACCCACTAAAAACGGTAGTGGCCCCCTGGTCTGGCCCTCGTACGACGGACAGCTGAAAAACCCCCGGTCCCCGTCGTTGGTAGGATGCGGCGACCGCGGTTCGCACGTCTTCGGAGTCGTTCGCGGATCCAGCCACGGCCCGCCAGGCTAGCGCGCCCAGCCCCTGGCAGCCACACGTTCCGGTGGTCGGGATCAATCCGATCACGCCCTCCTGGATCAGTTCGATCCACGTTCGCTTCCGCGCACTCCTTCGCGCTCCAGATCGACCCAGAAAGTGCGCGAGATTCGGAGGCATGCGCGTTGCAGGCGCGCCAAGCATGCGACGCTCCGTGCTCGTTGGCTTCCGCAATCGTCACTTCCAACGCGGCTGCGGCGGCGATCCTGCTACCGACCGTGGCCCCGGCTCCGGCGGGAGAGCGGCCACAGCCACACCCCGGCAGATCCGTCCGCTGCGAGCAGATGCTAGGATCGGGAGAGTCTCATGGCGAGTCCGTTGATTCGTTGCATCGCGCTCGCAGCAATGACGCTTGGCTGCGGGCAAGTCGAGCTGGATCAAACAGGGCGCGAGTGCCCGTGTGGAGAGGACTTCAAGTGCGACGCCATCTGCAAGGTGTGCGTGCCGCGCAGCGCAGCGCTCGGCGCCGCCTGTCCCGAAAAGGCAGACGCCTGCGTGCCCAAGGTCACGTTCACCGATTTCAAGGTGGACTGGGTGACGCCCAATGCCATCCGCTGGCGCTGGACGCCCGACGGCGACGCGACGTCACTGACCCAGGATTTTCAGTCCTATAGCTTGGTGCTGACCTCCAAGGGCAAGACGCTCGTCTACGACGTGTCGACGAATCCCGAGCTGGGTTTGGCCGTGCTGCCGAACTCGGGCGTGGATCTCACCAATGGCTCCATCACCGGCGACCTCGAAGCCGGGATGACCTACAGCGCAACATTGACGGCGCGCGACACAGCGGGCTGCGAGTTCGCCGCGAGCAACACGGCGCCGACGACGCCCACGCCAACGAGCCAGAGCCCCATCGAAATCTTCGGGGAATCTGCCTTCGGCGGGACCATCGTCGATGGCACGGTCGTCACCACGGGATGCCACCTTGGCCAGCAGTGTCTTCGGACGGACACCTGCACACTGGATCCAGACGCGGGCAAGGCCGCCTGCACGAAGAACCTCCGCGTGACGGGCGTCGACATCGGCACGGGCGCGTTGACTCAGGGCGCCTTCCTGCAAGCCTACCTGGAGTTCTACGCTCGCACCGACACCTCGGCTCCCAGCTACTACTCCACCGTGTTCTTCGAGGTCGGTCCGGAGTTCTACCGCTTCGAGGGATTCACGTTTCCCGCGAGCACAGGCTACCGTCGGGTGCAGATCCCATTGCGGGTGCTCAGCAGTGCGCAAGGCCTCCTCGACTTCGCGACCCTGCAATCGCTCCACGTCAGTCAGTTCAACTTCGGCACGCATGTGGCCGAGGGCGCGCACACGTGGGTCGACGAAGTCTACATCCGCTGGTAGCGGCGGCCCCGGCTCCAAGTGGCGGCTTGTCGTGAAGCCGCCGTGAGCCCACTCAGCTCGCTTTCAGAGCGAGCAAGCGCCGCAAACCTTCCTCCAGGGGCACGAACTCGATGCCGAGTTCCCGCTGCGCACGTTCCGCGTTGGGTCGAGCCTGCCATTGCAGGAAGGTGAGCTGACCCGATGGAATGAGCGGCTGCTTTCCCGTGCGGCGCGCCCAGCTCTCCGTCAGCGACGACGCCGCGCGCGCCATCCATAGCGGCAAGACTCGTGGCACGCGCTGCGTGGACTCCGCGGCCCGCAGGATGTGCCGCGCCAGTTCTGCCAGCGAGACGTATCGCTCGCTCAAGATGAATCGCGCTCCGCTATCTGCGCGCTCCTCCGCGCGCACGTGGCCTTCGCCCACGTCGTCGCTGAACACCAGCGGCATCCCTCCGGGCAAGAGCGCGGGTGCCTCGCCGGACAGTAGCTGCCGGACGAATTCGTTCACACCGGGAGATCCGGCGGGCCCCGGCCCATACACCGCGGCAGGGTGAAGAAAGACCACATCCAGCCCGCGTTGATGCGCGCGAGTCACGACGCGATCCGCCTCTTGCTTGCTGCGTTCGTAGGCGGTGCCCTTGGGCGCGGGGTCGAGTTCGCTCTCGTCGTACTCGGCTCCGGGCTCCGCCCGAAACACGTCGATGGTGGAGGTGTAGACGAAGCGCCGCGCGCCGGACGCGCGCGCAGCCTCGATGGCGTTCTCGGTACCGCCCACGTTCACACGCGCGAACCCATTCGGGTCCGCGAGCCACTGCTCGGGGAGTCCGGCGGCGTGATAGACGACCCCGGCGCCTGCGAAAGCCTTCCTCAGACTGGACGGGTCCGTGATGTCGCCGAGAACGACCTCCACGTGCTCGGGTATCACGGTGCGAGCCTTGTCGACGTTGCGAGCCAAGACGCGCACGGAGCGACCACGAGCCGCCAGGCTCCGCACGATGGCATTGCCCACGAGCCCCGTTGCCCCTGTCACCACCGCCGTCATCGCCACGGGATGAATATCACGGCTGAGCGGGGAGAGCGCGTTCTACCGCGCGGAGCAACTGCTCGGCTCGCTGCTCGATCCCACGGAAGTCCCGCAGCGCCAGCACGTGCGGATCGAAGAGTGGTGCCACGAAGCCAACGGCGAAAGCGCCCGCCTGCAAGAAGGCTACTGCGTTGTCAGCAGTGACCCCGGAGGTTGGCAGCAATCGCAAGAAGGGCATCGGGCCGAGACAGGCCTTCACGAACTCGGGTCCCTTGTCCGCAGCGGGAAAGAGCTTCTGCACTTGGGCGCCTGCGCGCCAAGCGGTGATCATCTCCGTGGGGGTGCTCGTGCCGGGAACCGCGACGGCACCGAGCTGCAGGGACAGCGCGATGATCGCTGGGTCCGTCACGGGCGACACGAGAAAGCGCGCCCCGGCTTCCACTGCTGCGCGAGCTTGCCCTGCCTCGAGCACCGTCCCCGCGCCCACGGTGAGTCCCGGCTGCTTGGAAAATTCTTCTATCAGTCGATACGCGCCGGGCGTCGTCAGGGTGAACTCGATGACACGGAAGCCACCACGTACGGCCGCGGCCATCGCATCGCGCGCGACGGCTTCATCGTCCGTGCGAAGGATGGCTGTGCATCGTGCGTGCTCCAGCGAGGCAAGGGTTGCGTCCATGGCGTCCAGGATACGTCCGGATTTGCCGCGGCAACATGGCGCAGTGTGCCACGCGTCGTCTCGCGCGAATCCGTACCGATCCCAAGGGAATGGCGCGCTCACGCTTCCTGCGACGAACCGTCGCACGGGCGCGCAAGTCGGCAGGCATTTTGCTATGCTTTGCAGGTTCGGAGGCTCACACATGCGCACGCTTGGACTTGGATTCTTCACTTCCCTGACTCTCCCCTTCGTCCTGGTCGCTGCCTGTAGCGGCGGCGACGAGAGCAAGGTCGTTGGCGGTGGGGGCATTGGCGCAGCTGCCGGCGCCGGTGGAGGCGCAGGGACTGGCGGCGGCATCGTGCTGGACTCGGGCAGCGGCGGCGCGACGCAGTGCGGTCCCAACAACCCTTGCGAGACCGGCGTGTGCGAGAAGGGCATTTGCTGCGACTCGCCGGGGCTCGCGTGCAACGGCCAGTGCTGTGCGAGTGGCGACGTGTGCCTGTTCGAGCAGTGCAAGACGCCCGGCAAAGCCTGTCAGAGCTCAGCGGATTGTGGCGAAGGCAAATACTGCGAGACCAGCCTGGGCAATAACCCGGACGGCGGCAGCTCGGACGGCGGCCCAGCCGACGGAGGCAACGTCTGCGTGACCGGCGTGAGCACCAACGGACGTTGTGTGGATCTGCCGCCCATCTGCGGTCAGGGCGACGCCGGCACCGACGGCGGCTGTTTCGAGAAGTGCGAGTACTTCCCGCCAGCGGGTCAGCTGAACCCGGTGAAGAAGTGGCAATGGGGTCAGGACATCAAGCCCCCGCAGTTCCCAGGCTTCATCGACACTTGGTCCACGCCCACGGTGGGGCGCATCTACGACTCGAACTGCGACGGCAACGTCACGCCGGCAGACTCACCCGCAATCGTGTTCGTTTCCGGCAACGGCCAAGGCACTTGCTGCCAGTGCACGGGTGCGGCGTCTGCGCAGAGTGCGTGCAAGACGGGCGTGTTGCGCGCGGTAGACGGCCGCACGGGCACGACCCTGTGGTCCCTGCGCAAAGCCGAAACCAGCAGTGTCGGCTTCGCCGCCATGAGCATCGCCCTGGGCGACACCGACGGCGACGGCACGATGGAAATCGTCGCCCTCACTGGCGAAGGCAAGCTCGCGCTGATCAGCGGAGACGGTAAAGTGCTGGGATTGTCCAATCAGCCCTACGCCAACGCGGGTCCTGATTCCTTCGGCTGGGGCGGAGGCATTGCCTTGGGTGACATGGACAACGATGGCAAGCCCGAGGCCGCTTTCGGCTCCACGATTTGGACCATCAATGGCACGACCATCACTCGAATCTTCAACGGGCCGACGGGCGCAGCCGGCGGAGGCGTCTCGACGGCGCTCTCCTTCTTCGAGGATCTGGACGGCAACGGCAGTCTCGAGCTGGTCGCCAGCAACGCCGCTTATCTGAAGAACGGAACCACGCTGTGGGATCGTTCCGCGGCAGGCAGCCTAGGACCGGCGATCCCGAACGGACTCAGCGCGGCAGCCGACTTCGACGGCGACCAGAAACCGGAGATCGTGGTCGTGTCCGGTGGACAGGTCTGGATCCTCGAGGGCGCTACGGGCGCGACAGAACTCGGACCGGTCACACTTCCGGGCGCAGGTAGCGGTGGGCCGCCCACGGTGGCCGACTTCGACGGCGACAAGAAGGCCGAGATCGGCGTCGCCCAGAAGGACAAGTACTCCATGTTGAAGCCCGACTACACGGGCAAGACCATCACGGCCGTCTGGAGCGCCCCCAACCACGATCTGTCGTCATCGGTGACGGGCTCGAGCGTGTTCGACTTCGAGGGCGATGGCAAGGCGGAGGTGATCTACAACGACGAGTGCTTCTTGTGGGTGTACGACGGCAGCACAGGCAAGGTGCTCTTGGCCGAGCTCACGACTTCCTTCACTGGAACCGAGGCCTCGATCGTGGCCGACGTGGACGGTGACGGCCACTCGGAGATCGTGATGGTCTCCAACGGCGCCGATCCCACGCAGTGGCGCTGCACGGAAGCGCCCTGGAACAAGGCAGATCCCGCCAACAATCGCCCCGCCTGGAAGCCTCCAGCAGGACAAACTGCGTATCGTGGCCTGACAGTGTGGGGTGACAAAGCCAACTCCTGGGTCGGCACCCGCACGCTCTGGAATCAGCACGCCTACTCCGTGTCGAACGTGTGCGACGATCGCGACAGCGCATGCATCACGCCCAACACCTACGGCTTGATCCCGAAGCAACAACAAGCCAACTGGACGCTGCCCTGGCTCAACAACTTCCGCCAGAACGTGCAGGACAAGGGTCTCTTCGATGCGCCCGATGCGGTCGTGAGCGTCTTCGTCGAGTGCAGTGACCCGGTGATCGTGCACGTGACGGTGCGCAACATCGGGCTCTCGGGTCTGCCCGCCGGTGTTCCCGTGGACGTGTTCAACGGCAACACCAAGATCGGCAGCGTGACCACCACTCAACCTCTCGGCCCCGGCCAGAGCGCGACCATTCCCTTCTCCGTGCCCAGTGGCAGCGGCGGTCAAGCCGACACCTACAGCGCGAAGGTCGCCCAAGACCCCAACAACAAGACCTTCAACGAATGTCGCGAAGACAACAACGACGCCATCGGGGCAAAAGCCGAGTGCGGCCCGAAGTGAGCCGTACGTAGGCACCTTCTATTGGGTTGGGTCTAGTCGCACTGCGTGTCGGTCCGTCGCGTCCCACACGCAGCGGCGCAGTCGCACTCCCCCTCATGCTGCCGTCAGTAGCCGGTGCGCGAGAACAGCGCATCGCCCCGCACCAAGAACAAGGTCCCCGCCTTGTCGATGCCGGCGCCGGTGAGCGAAGTATTCATGGCTTGCGGAAGCGGAACCGGGTTCCAACTGACACCCTGGTCGTGACTGACCTGCAGATCCGAGTTCCCATCCCTCCAAGCCACGAGGGTCTTCTCGTCACTCGGCGAGAGTGCAAGGTTCACGGACTGCGCACCGAAGGGGGGGGTCAACGGCGTACTGCTCTTGCCGCCGTCGGTAGAGAGCTGCAACTCGGAGTCGCCCTTGGCGTTCTTGACTCGCAAGTACAGGAGGTCCGGGTTGGCCGGCGTCAGCCAGAGCGCCGAGGGAGCTGAGGGAAAGCTCTGCAGCTCCGTGCAAATCACGTCGAGCCCCGACGGACTGCATCGAGCGAGGGAACTCCCGTTGCTGACCGTTACGTAGAAGTCGTTGGGGGTTCCTGGGACGAAGTCCAGGGACGTGAAAGTGTATCCGTCCAGGCTGCCGGGTTGCCATTGAACGGCTGGTAGAACCTGCCAGAACAAGTAGCCGGCACTGTCGACTTTGCCGGTTGCGTCGAACACTCGGTCGCCAGAATACAGACCCACTCGCGGCACTGATCCCATCGCGACGCTCAGCGCAGTTGGCGGCCAGCTCGGGTAGTAGCCCGTCGGCACGTCGAGTTTGATCGTGTCCCAAGACTTGTTTACGTTCGGCCACTGCGCCACGAAGGCGTCACTGTTGGTACGAAAGTACAAGTAGAAGTGACCCAACGCATCGAAGCCAGCACCATCGCTGCTAGCCATGGAGTCGTCCTCCAACTTCTTTGAGAAGGTGCCGTTTTCCCAGATCAGGAACCACGCTTGACCGGCAACGCGCGTGAACTCGAAAGCCACGCGCCCGCTGGTGTGGGGGTCGACGTACAGCCGCTGGGTGTTCCAACCTCCAGCCACGACAATCTGTTGGAAGCTGGCCTGTTCCGTCCAGCCTTTGAGATCGGGCCCAGCTTCGACCGGGGAGTCGGCCGTCGAGCCATCGCCGGCGGCGCCGCCGCCCGCATCCAAGCCGGCACTGCCACCGTTCCCGCCAGAAGCGCCAGCCGCCGCGCCCGAACCGGCGATCCCCGCCCCGCCACCGCTCGCCGCGCCGTTCGACGCGGACGAACCGCAGCCGACGGCCAGCGCCAGGCCCCCACATGTCAAAGCGCAACGAGTGAATCGAAGAATCGAGCCAGACATGTCCCCTGTGTTGCGACCGTCGACGCATGCGTTCACTGCCCGCGTTTTCAAGCGGGGGCGCGGGCCAGCGAGCCGGGCGGAACGGCACGCGGCCAGAGTACGGTCAGGGCAGCGGGTGTTTCTGGAAGAAGTCCCAGATCGCGTCGTTGGCAATCAAGTCCTGTGTGGTCTTGCCAAAGCCCAGCGCAGACAGATCGGTTCCACCTGGCCAAGTATGCCCTCCGTCGTCGATGGTGCAGAACACCACTTCGGCGCCGCCTTCACAACCGGTCCAAGTGTCGCAGTGGCTATCACCGTTGCGGAAGGTCTCCATCGACGTGGCGTTGCAGCCGTTGCGGGTGACCCAGGCCTGATTGGAACTCTGGCTCGTGGCATAGTCCACGAGGGGGTCGGCGGTTCCGTTGAAGGAAATGATCGACGGCGTTCGCGTCGGCTTGCACTCGATCATGCCGTTGAAGGCCGCGACGGGTGCCACCGCCGCGTAGCGCCCCGCGCGCTCGCAAGCGAGACGATGTGACATGAAGCCGCCATTGGAGAGCCCAGTGGCAAAAATGCGTTTGGGATCGATGCACAGCGCGGCCGCGAGCTCGTCCAGGATGGCGTCGGCAAACCCCACGTCGTCACGGCTGGCGTCCGCAGAACAACACAGCCCCGCGTTCCAAGTCTGGGAGCCATCGCTTTCGGAGAGCCCCTGGGGATTGACCACGACGAACCCTGCCGCATCGGCCTTCCCGTACATCTTGCTCACGGTTTCTTGGAGGGGCGCAGCTTCGCCAAAGCCTGACGCGGTTCGACCGTGGAAGTTCACGACCAGCGGCGTCGGCGTATTCGCGTCGTACCCTGCCGGCACGTGGAGTTGATAGCTGCGTTCCACACCACCGTGGGTGAGCACGCGTTTGCCATTTGCCGGCGCGGGCTTGCCGCATCCCGACGCCGCTCCGCTCGCTCCCGCCGCTGCGCCCGCTCCTGCTGCCGCCCCCACGCCCGCGGTTGCCGCGGCGCCTCCGCCGCCCGCCGCGCCCGCGCTGCCTCCGCTCCCCGACGGTTTGGAATCCGAATCGTCTCCGCCACATGCGGGCAAAAGGAGTACCGCGGCCAAGATCGCAAATCGTGTCGACATCTCGCCCAGCATATCGCCTCTGGGGCCGCGCGCTCGTGGAGTTTGTCCTGGTCTCCCACGAGTGCCACCGCGACTCCCGACGCCAAGGGATGGGGCTTTCCGCGGGACGCTCGCGCGGGTACGGGAGGCGCGACCATGCGCCGCACCCCGCAGGACGTCGAAACACGCAGCGCTCACGGCCGCAGACGTGTCATCCCGTGCTTCGCCTTGGCAGTCGCGGTCGCGCTGCTCTGCGTGCTGACGCCAACGCGCGCCCACGCTCACAAGACCAGCCGCAGCTACTGCTCGGTGCAAACGGTTCCGGGCGGTATCGACGTCGTCGTGGAGATCGGTGGCCCCCACCTCGCGCCGATCTTGGGCTTGGCGGAGAACCCGCCCCCCGACGACACCTTGCTGGAAGCGAAGACGCGCTTGATGCAACAACTGGAAGATCGTGTGCAGCCGCGCACACCGACCGGGCCGTGCAGCATGACGCCTGGAGAGCTTCGCCTGGTGGACCTCGATGGGGAACGCGCTGTCAGCGCCACACTGCACTACGACTGTGACGGCGGCCCGGTGACATTGCGGGACACCTTGGGCTTCGACGTGGACCCCAGGACGGAGATCTTGTGCGTTCTGGATGGCTCCG comes from Polyangiaceae bacterium and encodes:
- a CDS encoding PHB depolymerase family esterase: MSTRFAILAAVLLLPACGGDDSDSKPSGSGGSAGAAGGGGAAATAGVGAAAGAGAAAGASGAASGCGKPAPANGKRVLTHGGVERSYQLHVPAGYDANTPTPLVVNFHGRTASGFGEAAPLQETVSKMYGKADAAGFVVVNPQGLSESDGSQTWNAGLCCSADASRDDVGFADAILDELAAALCIDPKRIFATGLSNGGFMSHRLACERAGRYAAVAPVAAFNGMIECKPTRTPSIISFNGTADPLVDYATSQSSNQAWVTRNGCNATSMETFRNGDSHCDTWTGCEGGAEVVFCTIDDGGHTWPGGTDLSALGFGKTTQDLIANDAIWDFFQKHPLP
- a CDS encoding NAD-dependent epimerase/dehydratase family protein; this translates as MTAVVTGATGLVGNAIVRSLAARGRSVRVLARNVDKARTVIPEHVEVVLGDITDPSSLRKAFAGAGVVYHAAGLPEQWLADPNGFARVNVGGTENAIEAARASGARRFVYTSTIDVFRAEPGAEYDESELDPAPKGTAYERSKQEADRVVTRAHQRGLDVVFLHPAAVYGPGPAGSPGVNEFVRQLLSGEAPALLPGGMPLVFSDDVGEGHVRAEERADSGARFILSERYVSLAELARHILRAAESTQRVPRVLPLWMARAASSLTESWARRTGKQPLIPSGQLTFLQWQARPNAERAQRELGIEFVPLEEGLRRLLALKAS
- a CDS encoding bifunctional 4-hydroxy-2-oxoglutarate aldolase/2-dehydro-3-deoxy-phosphogluconate aldolase codes for the protein MDATLASLEHARCTAILRTDDEAVARDAMAAAVRGGFRVIEFTLTTPGAYRLIEEFSKQPGLTVGAGTVLEAGQARAAVEAGARFLVSPVTDPAIIALSLQLGAVAVPGTSTPTEMITAWRAGAQVQKLFPAADKGPEFVKACLGPMPFLRLLPTSGVTADNAVAFLQAGAFAVGFVAPLFDPHVLALRDFRGIEQRAEQLLRAVERALPAQP
- a CDS encoding sigma 54-interacting transcriptional regulator, with amino-acid sequence MAGSANDSEDVRTAVAASYQRRGPGVFQLSVVRGPDQGATTVFSGSLPAPLLIGQSPVCEFRLNDPMISRRHVSLDVVGGRVRLRDLGSTNGTCVNGVLVLDALLCGGEEIAIGESTIRLDLKQDESGVEPPERDCFGKVLGRSAAMRRLYPLLDRLAASLVPVVIEGETGTGKEELAESLHLQSSRGAGPYVVFDCTAVAPSLVEAELFGHERGAFTGAVSARKGVFEQADGGTLLIDEIGDLSLSLQPKLLRALERSEIRRVGGSQPLKVDVRVIAATRRDLDQAVQLGRFRDDLFHRLAVARVELPPLSQRHGDVSLLARHFLELFGAHEAPSAELLARWEAQDWPGNVRELRNAVARYLALGELEDAPARSEAPRSGAAEDADFLDDVIAQHLPLPLARARVVAEFERRYIEGALEEHEGNVAKAAEASGVARRYFQLLRSGKRRR
- a CDS encoding FG-GAP-like repeat-containing protein, yielding MRTLGLGFFTSLTLPFVLVAACSGGDESKVVGGGGIGAAAGAGGGAGTGGGIVLDSGSGGATQCGPNNPCETGVCEKGICCDSPGLACNGQCCASGDVCLFEQCKTPGKACQSSADCGEGKYCETSLGNNPDGGSSDGGPADGGNVCVTGVSTNGRCVDLPPICGQGDAGTDGGCFEKCEYFPPAGQLNPVKKWQWGQDIKPPQFPGFIDTWSTPTVGRIYDSNCDGNVTPADSPAIVFVSGNGQGTCCQCTGAASAQSACKTGVLRAVDGRTGTTLWSLRKAETSSVGFAAMSIALGDTDGDGTMEIVALTGEGKLALISGDGKVLGLSNQPYANAGPDSFGWGGGIALGDMDNDGKPEAAFGSTIWTINGTTITRIFNGPTGAAGGGVSTALSFFEDLDGNGSLELVASNAAYLKNGTTLWDRSAAGSLGPAIPNGLSAAADFDGDQKPEIVVVSGGQVWILEGATGATELGPVTLPGAGSGGPPTVADFDGDKKAEIGVAQKDKYSMLKPDYTGKTITAVWSAPNHDLSSSVTGSSVFDFEGDGKAEVIYNDECFLWVYDGSTGKVLLAELTTSFTGTEASIVADVDGDGHSEIVMVSNGADPTQWRCTEAPWNKADPANNRPAWKPPAGQTAYRGLTVWGDKANSWVGTRTLWNQHAYSVSNVCDDRDSACITPNTYGLIPKQQQANWTLPWLNNFRQNVQDKGLFDAPDAVVSVFVECSDPVIVHVTVRNIGLSGLPAGVPVDVFNGNTKIGSVTTTQPLGPGQSATIPFSVPSGSGGQADTYSAKVAQDPNNKTFNECREDNNDAIGAKAECGPK
- a CDS encoding tetratricopeptide repeat protein; its protein translation is MGAQLSRRWRSVLAVLALAMLGAPRVTYAQDSERFGELVSEATRAFGDGDFERAEQLASQAYELKADPRLLYNIARAREARGNHAGAIDAYQRYLAADPTTSDASVVKGRIKALTAQMAQRIRLEAEQHAGAGRRSEARHAFAEYLELVPNAPDRAKIEAKIHELEGPAPEPKRDTPPTSGAQSPSLAPWFVAGGGVLMLGAGGVLAAVSRQKYDDADAARTGEDLSKLQDEGDQYTIYANMAFVVGGIATAAGLSWWLLTPRPSNTSGALRLQLGLGTVSASGSF